From the genome of Mesorhizobium japonicum MAFF 303099, one region includes:
- the argS gene encoding arginine--tRNA ligase — protein sequence MNIFADFTARVTKAVEALDLKDKDGISPDLSRIAVEPPRDASHGDLATNAAMVLAKPTGQNPRALAEKLALALRDDKDVAAAEVAGPGFVNLRLKDGFWQAHLSALLGDGRNYGRSTVGAGRKTNVEYVSANPTGPMHVGHCRGAVVGDALANLMAFAGYDVTKEYVINDAGGQIDVLGRSVILRYREALGDEIGEIPPGLYPGDYLVPLGQALAKEFGHGLLQMPEDEALAIVKDRAIDAMMAMIRDDLALLNVHHDVFFSERTLHADNARKIRSAINDLTLKGHIYKGKLPPPKGEKPDDWEDREQTLFRSTAVGDDMDRALVKSDGSFTYFAADVAYLKDKVDRGFVDLIYVLGADHGGYVKRLEALARAIAGDEVKLTVLLCNLVKLYRDGEPIRMSKRSGDFVTLREVVEEVGRDAIRFMMLYRKSDAPLDFDFAKVTEQSKDNPVFYVQYASARCHSVFRQASEQLGEANFDRKSLAAAAASLTDEGEIGLIRKLAEYPRLIESAALALEPHRLAFYLYDLASSFHGHWNRGTDNPDLRFVKVNDRQLTHARLGLVQAVSDVLTSGLTLIGAAAPTEMR from the coding sequence ATGAACATCTTCGCCGATTTCACCGCGCGAGTCACAAAGGCTGTCGAAGCTCTTGATTTGAAAGACAAGGACGGCATTTCGCCCGACCTGTCGCGCATTGCCGTCGAACCGCCGCGCGACGCCAGCCATGGTGACCTCGCGACCAATGCGGCGATGGTGCTGGCCAAGCCCACCGGCCAGAACCCGCGCGCGCTGGCCGAGAAGCTGGCGTTGGCGCTGCGCGATGACAAGGATGTCGCCGCCGCCGAGGTTGCCGGCCCGGGCTTCGTCAATCTGCGGCTCAAGGACGGCTTCTGGCAGGCACATCTGTCGGCGCTGCTGGGCGATGGCCGCAATTACGGCCGCTCGACGGTCGGCGCCGGCCGGAAAACCAATGTCGAATATGTCTCGGCCAACCCGACGGGGCCGATGCATGTCGGCCATTGCCGGGGCGCCGTTGTCGGTGATGCGCTCGCCAATCTGATGGCCTTCGCCGGTTACGACGTGACCAAGGAATATGTCATCAACGATGCCGGCGGACAGATCGACGTGCTCGGCCGTTCTGTCATACTGCGGTACCGGGAGGCGCTCGGCGACGAGATCGGCGAGATTCCGCCCGGCCTTTATCCCGGCGACTATCTGGTTCCTCTCGGCCAGGCGCTGGCGAAGGAGTTCGGCCACGGCCTGCTCCAGATGCCGGAGGATGAGGCGCTGGCCATCGTCAAGGACCGTGCGATCGACGCGATGATGGCGATGATCCGCGATGATCTGGCGCTGCTCAACGTCCATCACGACGTGTTCTTCTCCGAGCGCACGCTGCATGCCGACAATGCCAGGAAGATCCGTTCGGCGATCAATGACCTGACGCTGAAGGGGCATATCTACAAGGGCAAGCTGCCGCCGCCCAAGGGCGAGAAGCCGGACGATTGGGAAGATCGCGAGCAGACGTTGTTCCGCTCGACGGCGGTCGGCGACGATATGGACCGGGCGCTGGTCAAGTCGGACGGGTCGTTCACCTATTTCGCCGCCGACGTGGCGTATCTGAAGGACAAGGTCGATCGCGGCTTCGTCGACCTCATTTACGTGCTCGGCGCCGACCATGGCGGTTACGTCAAACGGCTGGAAGCGTTGGCGAGGGCAATCGCCGGCGACGAGGTGAAACTCACTGTCCTGTTGTGCAATCTGGTCAAGCTGTATCGTGACGGCGAGCCCATTCGCATGTCGAAGCGGTCGGGCGATTTTGTCACGCTACGGGAAGTCGTGGAGGAGGTTGGCCGCGACGCCATCCGTTTCATGATGCTGTACCGCAAGAGCGATGCGCCGCTCGATTTCGATTTCGCCAAGGTGACCGAACAGTCCAAGGACAATCCGGTGTTTTACGTGCAGTACGCCTCGGCGCGCTGCCATTCGGTGTTCCGGCAGGCAAGCGAGCAATTGGGCGAGGCGAATTTCGATCGCAAGAGCCTGGCTGCCGCCGCGGCTTCGCTGACCGACGAGGGCGAGATCGGCCTGATCCGCAAGCTCGCCGAATATCCCCGCCTGATCGAGTCCGCCGCTCTTGCGCTGGAGCCGCATAGGCTGGCATTTTACCTCTATGATCTGGCTTCCAGTTTCCACGGACACTGGAACCGGGGCACGGATAATCCGGACTTACGTTTTGTTAAGGTTAACGACCGACAATTGACGCATGCCAGACTAGGGCTGGTGCAGGCTGTTTCGGACGTTCTGACGTCCGGCCTGACGCTGATCGGAGCCGCTGCGCCCACCGAAATGCGTTAG
- a CDS encoding SPOR domain-containing protein — translation MADRTQLRVADNNDVADDDPFAELTRIMGFDPRQPVKQQARVEPQAAAASQPVQEDDFDIDLEKELMGEFDAGDSVDAPVVEAHEPAFETAATQAADDDLALSLDDDFHLDFTGADEQGAVASHANPGAADAAPSVEPAFDADFDNAVASSLEDVSPFEDDLPMEDELAASLDQDFHIEAAEIEEEAVEAQHAVAEAPVAVEPAAEHEFDDTVALSLEDELMLDDHSPDQRHAAVAAVDYPEPAANEAEAISDDDFDGRFEAAMADVDMDFDVHADEPVPFDAAEAHDAPADAMDAREEFSSSEAVSDDDFDLNLDDAFAEPAEEPAAEVAAAVQPTAIMVEPQPAAAADERSLEDELNALLGAMTARTSAKEPVAAQPVVAQPVAAPVQPYAAPYAAAPAKAAEEAADLDWDLDEHATADPHASSAAHAADADLNDLLVDELQGQDLGADPADHGDIDLDDDAFDAALARSLDPRDEAASRQDQADSLDWLAERSAPTEPTRSWSRVTPVPQQPTFAAQPAASMAARPAVPEMAPAVAVVPSYRAPEPVAAAPYAAPASAPQPRPSSRYEEEMPDVETVDVPERVVALADDLDIPELHFEEDEPAASGYDDLDAEFASLLTEMNTVEVPPVPAAPASSAAYADETFDGGYKSAYQSPAYEEPKAGYDGVKPGYDGVKPGYDGVKPAYQPEARTYAARPAEMPARAAANTGYADAADGFDLDNLPGSQPVSQADDFTVDELDYDPELDEAMSVPGLGEREAARPSGRRGLFIAAIVGAVAIAGGLGAFALSFGGKGGSDAPVIVKADNSPIKVKPENPGGTVVPNQDNKVYDAVVKGAKPAEPVQQKLVTNTEIPVDVQAKDPARAVDLSAGQGATVGGADDGNAAPTASAAPTASAAPAGNLAPADNTAPAPKSEDRIAQVLQDTDKGNNTDVVAVAPRKVRTMVVKSDGSLVPREDPAPAAPQVAAAEPSDPAPQHVAAPSADADQTGTVAPAADQSGDEPALKPAAKPAKAQSANTPAKVAIAPQRPSDQPVDVVGEVKPDQVASIDPATTATGNGSWSMQVASQPTVESAQSTYQDLQRRYGSVLAGRTANIVKAEIAGKGTFYRVRVVAQSRNDAINLCTSYKAAGGNCFVSR, via the coding sequence ATGGCAGACAGAACCCAGCTGAGAGTAGCCGACAACAACGACGTCGCTGACGATGATCCGTTCGCGGAACTGACCAGGATCATGGGATTCGACCCACGCCAGCCGGTCAAGCAGCAGGCGCGGGTCGAACCGCAGGCCGCTGCCGCCAGTCAGCCCGTGCAAGAGGACGATTTCGACATCGACCTCGAAAAGGAACTGATGGGTGAGTTCGACGCTGGTGACAGCGTCGACGCTCCGGTTGTCGAGGCTCATGAGCCGGCATTTGAAACGGCGGCCACGCAAGCGGCCGACGACGATCTTGCGCTGTCGCTCGACGACGATTTCCATCTGGACTTCACGGGTGCCGATGAGCAGGGGGCTGTCGCCAGCCATGCCAATCCCGGCGCTGCCGACGCCGCACCCTCCGTCGAACCTGCCTTCGACGCCGATTTCGACAACGCCGTCGCCAGTTCGCTCGAGGACGTTTCGCCCTTCGAGGACGATCTGCCGATGGAAGACGAGCTTGCCGCGTCGCTCGATCAGGATTTCCACATCGAGGCTGCCGAGATCGAAGAGGAGGCCGTCGAGGCCCAGCATGCGGTTGCCGAAGCGCCGGTGGCTGTCGAGCCGGCCGCCGAGCATGAATTCGACGACACGGTCGCGCTTTCGCTCGAAGACGAGCTGATGCTTGACGACCATTCGCCGGATCAGCGCCATGCGGCTGTGGCCGCGGTCGATTATCCGGAGCCGGCCGCGAACGAGGCTGAGGCGATTTCCGACGACGATTTCGACGGTCGCTTCGAGGCCGCAATGGCGGATGTCGATATGGATTTCGACGTTCATGCGGACGAGCCGGTGCCCTTTGATGCGGCAGAGGCGCACGACGCGCCCGCCGATGCCATGGATGCGAGGGAGGAGTTCTCGAGCTCCGAAGCCGTTTCGGACGATGATTTCGATCTGAACCTGGACGACGCGTTCGCCGAGCCTGCCGAAGAGCCGGCCGCCGAGGTTGCTGCTGCGGTCCAGCCGACAGCCATCATGGTTGAGCCCCAGCCGGCCGCCGCGGCGGACGAACGCAGCCTCGAAGACGAGTTGAACGCGCTGCTCGGCGCCATGACAGCGCGCACCTCGGCCAAGGAGCCTGTCGCGGCTCAGCCCGTTGTGGCTCAGCCGGTTGCCGCTCCCGTTCAGCCGTATGCTGCTCCATATGCTGCCGCGCCTGCAAAGGCCGCCGAGGAAGCTGCCGATCTCGACTGGGATCTCGACGAACATGCGACCGCGGATCCGCATGCCTCCAGCGCCGCCCACGCCGCCGATGCCGATCTCAACGATCTGCTGGTCGATGAGCTTCAAGGCCAGGATCTGGGCGCGGACCCTGCCGATCATGGCGACATCGATTTGGACGACGATGCGTTCGACGCGGCCTTGGCGAGGAGCCTCGATCCGCGCGACGAGGCAGCTTCGCGGCAGGATCAGGCCGATTCCCTCGATTGGCTGGCCGAACGCTCCGCACCGACCGAGCCGACCCGTTCGTGGAGCCGCGTGACACCGGTTCCCCAGCAGCCGACATTCGCCGCACAGCCGGCCGCTTCGATGGCGGCCAGGCCCGCCGTGCCGGAAATGGCCCCTGCAGTGGCCGTGGTGCCGTCCTACCGTGCGCCCGAGCCGGTTGCGGCCGCTCCCTATGCGGCGCCCGCTTCCGCGCCGCAGCCGCGACCGTCCTCGCGCTACGAAGAAGAGATGCCCGATGTCGAAACGGTCGATGTGCCTGAGCGCGTCGTGGCGTTGGCGGACGATCTCGACATTCCGGAACTGCATTTCGAGGAAGATGAACCGGCCGCATCAGGCTATGACGATCTCGACGCCGAGTTCGCCAGCCTTCTGACGGAAATGAATACGGTGGAGGTTCCGCCTGTTCCAGCTGCGCCCGCAAGCAGCGCTGCCTATGCCGATGAGACCTTTGATGGCGGATACAAATCGGCCTATCAGTCGCCGGCCTATGAAGAACCCAAAGCGGGTTATGACGGGGTCAAACCGGGTTATGACGGGGTCAAACCGGGTTATGACGGGGTCAAACCGGCCTATCAGCCGGAAGCGCGGACCTATGCGGCGCGGCCGGCGGAAATGCCCGCCCGTGCAGCAGCGAACACTGGCTATGCCGACGCCGCCGACGGCTTCGACCTCGACAATCTGCCCGGCAGCCAGCCGGTCTCGCAGGCGGACGATTTCACCGTCGATGAGCTCGACTATGATCCAGAGCTGGACGAAGCAATGTCCGTTCCGGGTCTCGGCGAGCGGGAAGCGGCCAGGCCGTCGGGCCGCCGTGGCCTTTTCATCGCAGCAATCGTCGGTGCCGTGGCGATCGCAGGCGGTCTTGGCGCCTTTGCCCTGTCTTTCGGCGGCAAGGGCGGCAGCGACGCGCCGGTGATCGTCAAGGCCGACAACTCCCCGATCAAGGTCAAGCCGGAAAATCCGGGCGGCACCGTGGTGCCGAACCAGGACAACAAGGTCTACGACGCGGTGGTCAAGGGCGCGAAGCCGGCCGAGCCGGTGCAGCAGAAGCTTGTCACCAACACCGAGATCCCGGTTGACGTGCAGGCCAAGGATCCGGCCCGTGCCGTCGATCTTTCTGCTGGCCAGGGTGCTACCGTCGGCGGAGCCGATGATGGCAATGCCGCGCCGACCGCCAGTGCGGCGCCGACTGCAAGTGCTGCACCGGCTGGCAATCTTGCTCCGGCCGACAATACGGCGCCCGCCCCCAAGTCCGAGGATCGCATCGCGCAGGTGCTGCAGGATACCGACAAGGGCAACAACACCGATGTCGTCGCCGTCGCACCGCGCAAGGTGAGGACGATGGTGGTCAAATCGGATGGCTCGCTGGTGCCGCGCGAGGATCCGGCGCCGGCCGCGCCGCAGGTTGCGGCCGCCGAGCCGAGCGATCCGGCGCCGCAGCATGTCGCCGCGCCGTCCGCCGATGCCGACCAGACCGGCACCGTGGCCCCGGCCGCGGACCAGTCGGGCGACGAGCCGGCGCTCAAGCCGGCGGCCAAACCGGCCAAGGCGCAGTCGGCCAACACGCCGGCCAAGGTTGCGATCGCGCCGCAGCGCCCGTCCGACCAGCCCGTCGACGTCGTCGGCGAGGTGAAGCCCGATCAGGTCGCGTCCATTGACCCGGCAACGACGGCGACCGGCAATGGTTCGTGGTCGATGCAGGTTGCTTCGCAGCCGACAGTGGAAAGCGCCCAGTCGACCTACCAGGATCTGCAGCGCCGCTATGGCAGCGTGCTTGCCGGCCGCACCGCCAACATCGTCAAGGCCGAGATTGCCGGCAAGGGCACGTTCTACCGCGTCCGCGTTGTGGCCCAGTCGCGCAACGATGCCATCAATCTGTGCACCAGCTACAAGGCCGCCGGCGGCAACTGCTTCGTCTCACGCTAG
- the erpA gene encoding iron-sulfur cluster insertion protein ErpA: protein MGADAKTAMKVDMTEAAARRIAEIVSGEAGKTALRVSVEGGGCSGFSYKFDLVDTRNDDDVAIEKDGATVLIDDLSLVYMGGSVIDFVDDLMGQSFQIRNPNAVASCGCGTSFSI, encoded by the coding sequence ATGGGCGCTGATGCCAAGACTGCCATGAAAGTCGACATGACCGAGGCCGCCGCCAGGCGGATCGCCGAGATTGTCTCTGGCGAGGCCGGCAAGACGGCGCTGCGCGTTTCCGTCGAAGGCGGCGGCTGCTCCGGATTCTCCTACAAATTCGACCTGGTCGACACGCGCAACGACGACGATGTCGCCATCGAGAAGGACGGCGCCACGGTGCTGATCGACGATTTGTCGCTGGTCTATATGGGCGGCTCGGTGATCGATTTCGTCGACGATCTGATGGGGCAGTCCTTCCAGATCCGCAATCCGAACGCGGTCGCCTCCTGCGGCTGCGGCACGAGCTTCTCCATCTAA
- a CDS encoding deoxyguanosinetriphosphate triphosphohydrolase, producing the protein MTNELGDIGFGYRPRAAYATDPALSRGRLFDEVESPTRTPFQRDRDRIIHSTAFRRLKHKTQVFIAHEGDHYRTRLTHSIEVAQIARAVARALRGDEDLAEAVALVHDFGHTPFGHTGEDALNDKMAAWGGFDHNAQSLRIVTRLEARYAEFDGLNLTWETLEGLVKHNGPLTDASGKGLKGPVPQAIRDYSQMQDLELDRFAGIEAQCAAIADDIAYNTHDIDDGLRAGLLTLDMLKTVSLPGKILEGVRQRYPRLDDVRTGHELMRRQITAMVEDVIVSATANLERVGPRSADAVRAAGETMVTFSAEMAAAEKELKAFLYKHLYRHEEVMRVRAGAEQIVRDLFDVYFADPRAMPDGWREGLDRAEDRIKARSVADFLAGMTDTYALKEHRRLFDRTPDLS; encoded by the coding sequence ATGACCAATGAGTTGGGCGACATCGGGTTCGGCTATCGGCCGCGCGCGGCCTATGCCACCGATCCGGCGCTCTCGCGCGGACGGCTGTTCGACGAGGTCGAGAGCCCGACCCGCACGCCGTTCCAACGCGACCGCGACCGCATCATCCACTCGACGGCGTTCCGGCGGCTCAAGCACAAGACGCAGGTCTTCATCGCCCACGAAGGTGATCACTACCGCACAAGGCTGACCCATTCGATCGAGGTGGCGCAGATCGCGCGGGCGGTGGCGCGGGCACTGCGCGGCGACGAGGATCTCGCCGAGGCGGTGGCGCTGGTGCATGATTTCGGCCACACGCCCTTCGGCCATACGGGCGAGGACGCGCTGAACGACAAGATGGCGGCCTGGGGCGGCTTCGACCACAACGCCCAGTCGCTGCGCATCGTGACGCGGCTGGAGGCGCGCTACGCCGAATTCGACGGGCTGAATCTGACCTGGGAGACGCTGGAGGGACTGGTCAAGCATAATGGCCCACTGACGGACGCCAGCGGCAAAGGCTTGAAGGGGCCGGTACCGCAGGCGATACGTGATTATTCGCAGATGCAGGATCTCGAACTCGATCGCTTCGCCGGCATCGAGGCGCAATGCGCCGCGATCGCCGACGACATCGCCTATAACACGCATGACATCGACGACGGGCTGCGGGCAGGGCTGCTGACGCTCGACATGCTGAAAACCGTCTCGCTGCCGGGAAAGATCCTGGAAGGCGTACGCCAACGTTACCCCAGGCTCGATGACGTGCGCACCGGCCACGAACTGATGCGGCGGCAGATCACCGCCATGGTCGAGGATGTCATCGTTTCGGCGACCGCAAATCTGGAACGCGTCGGGCCGCGTAGCGCCGACGCGGTGAGGGCGGCGGGCGAGACGATGGTGACCTTTTCCGCCGAGATGGCCGCGGCCGAGAAGGAACTGAAGGCCTTTCTCTACAAGCATCTCTACCGGCACGAGGAGGTGATGCGGGTGCGCGCCGGCGCCGAGCAGATCGTCAGGGACCTGTTCGACGTCTATTTCGCCGACCCGCGCGCCATGCCCGACGGTTGGCGCGAGGGGCTGGACCGGGCCGAGGATCGCATCAAGGCGCGCAGCGTCGCCGATTTCCTGGCAGGGATGACCGACACCTATGCGCTCAAGGAACACAGGCGTTTGTTTGACCGCACCCCGGATTTGAGCTAG